GGCGAGCGATGGACCCTCTTGATCATTCGAGACTTGCTGCCTGGTCCGCGGCGGTTTGGAACCCTTCACGAAAACCTGGCGGGGCTGGGAACCAATCTTCTGACCACTCGGCTAAAGGAACTTCAGCAAGCGGGCCTTGTGGAAAAGGTTTCTCAGGGCCTCCATGAAGGGTATTGGCAGTTGACAGCCTATGGCAGGGATCTAGAACCCATCGTTGTTGCTCTCGCTAAGTGGGGCTTGCACCTAGCAAAGGACCGGTTCTCCCAAGAAAATCACTGGTCGCCCATGTGGAATTATGTGGCTTGCCGGGCTCGATTTCAGCCTGACAAATGTCAGGAGGCTTCAATTATCGGGCAATTCGATATCGATGGCTACGTGTACTGGCTCCAGATTGAGTCTGGAGACTTCACGTTTAGCGAGGGTGATCATCCTAAACCAGACTTTAAGCTTATGACTCAAAGCGAGCCTTTCAACCAATTCTTGGTCGGGGACTATGCCTTTGATGATTTTGTAGACAAGTTCGTTATAGGAAACTCACAGCAATTTGCACACTGCATTCAATGCTTTATATAAGGAGTTATCTCATGCTTAGACTTGTACTATCCCTTAATTTCTTGTCCTGCCTTGTATTTGGGAGTTTATTTGTGCTGAACTCTGCTCAGGTCATCAAATTCCTGAGCTTTTCCGCAGCTCCGATTGTGATTCAGGGGGCGGGAGCCATACTCTTACTGTTTGCTGCCCACCTACTGACTGCAATTCTAAGAAAGAATTTTATCAAGTGGGAGATTCTGTACTTTAGTTTTGGTGATGCATTGTGGGTACTGGGCTCAGTTCTGATTTTGCTATTTAGTTCGTGGATAGGCTCATATCAAGGAATAATTGCGACGATCGCAGTTGCACTTCTCGTTGCAGCTTTCGCTACGGGACAGTTTCTCTTACTCAGAAGTCAAACAAAGCTTTCCTGATCATAAACCTGTGAACCGAGCTTTTTCTTGACGTCTTTTTTGCATGGTCGATATAATAAGGTATTCTCAATAAGATCGTGCAGGGTAGAATGATAAACAATCGACCATTAGCTT
This DNA window, taken from Pseudobacteriovorax antillogorgiicola, encodes the following:
- a CDS encoding winged helix-turn-helix transcriptional regulator, producing MAKRSYQQNCSLAFALDLLGERWTLLIIRDLLPGPRRFGTLHENLAGLGTNLLTTRLKELQQAGLVEKVSQGLHEGYWQLTAYGRDLEPIVVALAKWGLHLAKDRFSQENHWSPMWNYVACRARFQPDKCQEASIIGQFDIDGYVYWLQIESGDFTFSEGDHPKPDFKLMTQSEPFNQFLVGDYAFDDFVDKFVIGNSQQFAHCIQCFI